One part of the Lotus japonicus ecotype B-129 chromosome 2, LjGifu_v1.2 genome encodes these proteins:
- the LOC130735286 gene encoding uncharacterized protein LOC130735286, whose product MHSTQSHRFKNFVASSPPFGTATDNQPLTFHTIDLFMEKEEEDSRREAAMASSLCLQPNFNPKGVTKDQLSKFRELHRKRLQLKSKSKSKFKTKSKDVTNKKFQGYDLSSQSSEAQGLKIDDKDGECSDSQNTDSKGGGVLVPSSSKKQKLHWGLDTKERWERKSNM is encoded by the exons ATGCATAGTACGCAGTCGCACAGATTCAAGAATTTTGTTGCATCGTCGCCACCGTTTGGGACCGCCACTGATAACCAACCTTTAACCTTCCATACTATTGATCTTTTCatggaaaaggaagaagaagattctAGAAGAGAAGCAGCAATGGCGTCCTCACTATGCCTGCAACCCAATTTCAACCCTAAAGGCGTCACCAAAGACCAGCTCTCCAAGTTTCGG GAACTGCACAGGAAACGCTTACaactaaagtcaaaatcaaaatcaaagttTAAAACGAAATCCAAAG ATGTGACCAATAAGAAGTTCCAGGGATATGATTTATCAAGCCAGAGCAGTGAAGCTCAAGGTTTGAAAATTGATGACAAAGATGGTGAATGCTCTGATTCTCAAAATACAGACTCAAAGGGTGGTGGTGTATTAGTGCCTTCTTCATCAAAGAAACAAAAATTGCATTGGGG GCTTGACACCAAGGAGAGGTGGGAGAGGAAATCCAACATGTAG